A window of Panicum virgatum strain AP13 chromosome 8K, P.virgatum_v5, whole genome shotgun sequence contains these coding sequences:
- the LOC120645417 gene encoding disease resistance protein RPM1-like, producing the protein MADGVVGALIGKLGAALTNKAVSYGVSQLSKEASELTGLVGEICKAKEELESINAYLHDSEKFKETNETTGIFVSKIRHLAFRIEDVVDEFTYKLEDDKHCRRAFSTEVRKRIRLVSIWSRLSLELRSINNELEDAIRRRNRYAMPGMMERNVGGYDCHVRYTNQTTCFAREEDLVGIEDNVEKLTHWLVGDLDEKRNRIVTVWGMGGAGKTTLVHQVYKAVKEDFDSAAWVTVSKSCKVADLLANIAREFGISGDARNMELIRLVEVICSYLKGKRYLLVLDDVWEKDSWINIMDVFPTNCMSRFVLTSRKYEVASLATSNCTIKLEPLEENLSWKLFCNVAFRDDVGKRCPLELQDLPAKFLQKCEGLPLAIACIGRLLSCKPPTYAAWKNMYEELQLQSTKNVIPGVDMILKVSLEDLPYELKNCFLHCAMFPEDYQIKRRRLIRHWITAGFIKEKENKTLEQVAEGYLNELVNRSLLQVVKTNEFGRVKCCRMHDVVRSIALDKAEKECFCKIYDGSGTSCIGITRRLSIQRTADIAMLSQSGATHIRAIHAFMSYIDIDLLRPILSSSSLLSTLDLQGTTINMLPDEVFSLFNLRFLGLRHTGVEIIPEAVGRLQNLEVLDAFGTALLSLPQAVTQLKKLRFLYANARLAEGNLARVGGVEVPRGMMNLTELRALQSVKASLETLHDVAALTELRTFTITDVTSEHSLSLCNAITNMSHLVSLSIVASNENEVLQLEELQLPETLSKLELIGQLEKKRMLQILSSWSHLHNLTRLSLLFSRLDDEDSFSSLAVLHGLCFLELGNAYDGKKLHFSALSFPALQKLGIWGAPQLSRVEIEEGGLKKLVKLWFLDCPELKHLPHGIEYLTSLEDLYVYDTAQELIQKLRQEANDCDELHVKISHIRRVSVKSTKDNTWERIRWQRCRHSQR; encoded by the coding sequence ATGGCGGACGGCGTTGTCGGGGCTCTGATCGGCAAGCTCGGTGCGGCCTTAACGAACAAGGCAGTATCCTATGGCGTGTCCCAGCTTTCCAAGGAAGCTTCTGAACTCACAGGTCTCGTTGGTGAGATCTGCAAAGCcaaggaggagttggagagcatCAACGCCTACCTACATGACTCGGAGAAGTTCAAGGAGACCAACGAGACAACCGGCATCTTTGTCAGCAAGATCCGGCACCTGGCTTTCCGGATCGAAGATGTTGTCGATGAGTTCACCTACAAGCTTGAGGATGACAAGCACTGTCGTCGAGCATTTTCAACCGAGGTGAGGAAGAGGATCAGGCTTGTGAGCATCTGGAGCCGTCTGTCTCTTGAGCTCCGCAGCATCAACAACGAGCTTGAAGACGCTATTAGGAGGAGGAACCGTTATGCTATGCCAGGGATGATGGAGAGAAACGTTGGAGGCTACGATTGTCATGTCAGATATACTAATCAAACTACGTGTTTTGCGAGGGAAGAAGACCTTGTGGGTATAGAGGATAATGTTGAGAAGCTGACACACTGGCTAGTTGGTGATCTGGACGAAAAGAGAAACAGAATCGTCACGGTTTGGGGAATGGGTGGAGCCGGCAAAACTACTCTGGTTCATCAGGTCTACAAGGCTGTGAAGGAGGATTTTGACAGTGCTGCATGGGTAACAGTGTCAAAGAGCTGCAAAGTTGCTGACTTGCTGGCAAACATTGCTAGAGAGTTCGGCATCTCAGGTGATGCCAGGAACATGGAACTGATAAGGCTAGTTGAGGTCATCTGCAGCTATCTTAAAGGTAAAAGGTACTTACTAGTCTTGGACGATGTTTGGGAAAAGGATTCATGGATTAATATCATGGATGTCTTTCCGACAAATTGCATGAGCAGGTTTGTTCTCACATCAAGAAAGTATGAAGTTGCATCATTAGCGACTAGTAACTGCACAATTAAGTTGGAACCACTAGAGGAAAATCTCTCTTGGAAGCTATTTTGCAATGTAGCTTTTCGGGATGATGTCGGCAAAAGGTGCCCATTGGAGTTACAGGATTTGCCTGCAAAGTTCTTGCAAAAGTGTGAAGGCTTGCCTCTTGCTATTGCTTGCATAGGCCGATTACTGTCTTGCAAACCTCCAACCTACGCAGCATGGAAGAATATGTACGAGGAGTTACAGTTGCAGTCAACGAAAAATGTGATTCCAGGTGTTGACATGATTCTAAAAGTGAGCTTGGAAGACCTTCCATATGAATTAAAGAATTGCTTCTTACATTGTGCAATGTTTCCAGAGGATTATCAAATTAAGAGGAGGAGGTTAATTAGGCACTGGATTActgccggattcatcaaggaaaaAGAGAACAAAACACTGGAGCAAGTGGCAGAGGGGTACTTAAATGAACTTGTCAACCGAAGCCTACTACAAGTCGTGAAGACGAATGAGTTTGGGCGAGTGAAATGTTGCCGAATGCACGATGTTGTTCGCTCTATTGCCCTAGACAAGGCAGAGAAAGaatgtttttgtaaaatttacGACGGCTCGGGAACATCTTGTATAGGCATCACGCGTCGACTGTCGATACAACGCACCGCCGATATTGCAATGCTGAGTCAATCTGGTGCAACCCATATCCGAGCAATCCATGCTTTCATGAGCTATATTGATATTGATTTGTTGAGGCCTATCCTTTCATCTTCATCTCTGCTATCAACACTGGATTTGCAAGGTACTACAATCAACATGCTGCCTGATGAGGTCTTCAGCTTGTTTAATCTACGGTTTTTGGGTCTTAGACATACAGGAGTTGAGATTATACCTGAGGCAGTAGGAAGGCTACAAAACTTAGAAGTACTAGATGCTTTTGGTACTGCTCTGCTCTCATTACCACAGGCTGTAACACAACTAAAGAAGCTCAGGTTCCTGTATGCAAATGCAAGGCTCGCAGAAGGAAATCTAGCACGTGTCGGTGGAGTTGAGGTGCCTAGGGGCATGATGAACTTGACTGAACTGCGTGCTCTGCAAAGTGTCAAAGCAAGCTTAGAGACTCTACATGATGTTGCAGCTTTGACGGAGCTAAGAACATTTACAATTACCGATGTGACCAGTGAGCACTCCTTGAGCTTGTGCAATGCTATCACGAACATGAGCCATCTTGTCAGCCTCTCAATTGTAGCATCAAATGAAAATGAAGTGTTACAGTTGGAAGAACTACAGTTACCTGAAACTCTTTCTAAACTTGAATTGATAGGGCAgctggaaaagaaaaggatgcTTCAGATCCTCTCGTCTTGGTCGCACCTCCACAACCTCACTCGGTTGTCTCTGCTATTCTCTAGACTTGATGATGAAGACTCATTTTCTAGCCTCGCGGTGTTACATGGTTTATGTTTTCTTGAACTTGGTAATGCTTATGATGGGAAGAAGCTGCACTTCTCTGCGCTGTCGTTTCCTGCACTTCAAAAGCTGGGAATCTGGGGTGCTCCGCAGCTCAGCCGAGTCGAGATCGAGGAGGGTGGACTGAAAAAACTTGTCAAGCTATGGTTCTTGGATTGCCCAGAACTGAAGCACCTCCCTCACGGCATTGAGTACCTTACATCCCTTGAGGATTTGTATGTGTACGACACTGCACAGGAGCTTATACAGAAGCTGAGGCAGGAAGCAAATGATTGCGATGAATTACATGTGAAGATTAGCCACATTAGAAGGGTTAGTGTTAAATCAACTAAGGACAACACGTGGGAAAGAATTCGCTGGCAAAGATGCCGCCATTCTCAGAGGTAA
- the LOC120643868 gene encoding beta-glucosidase 26-like encodes MQEIVKDRLPLFSDEESRMVKCSIDYVGINHYTSYYMKDPGTRNLMPVSYQDDGHVGFVYERNGVPIAAHANSYWLYIVPWGINKASLKIFLYLVSVTISFHHVSFHIVPNNSLESMHVVFEFRL; translated from the exons ATGCAAGAGATTGTCAAGGATAGGCTGCCATTGTTCAGCGATGAAGAGTCCAGGATGGTGAAATGCTCCATAGACTACGTTGGCATCAACCACTACACTTCTTACTATATGAAGGACCCTGGGACAAGGAACCTGATGCCAGTCAGCTACCAGGATGATGGGCATGTTGGTTTTGTTT ATGAAAGAAACGGTGTTCCTATTGCCGCTCAT GCAAACTCCTACTGGTTGTACATTGTACCGTGGGGAATCAACAAGGCTTCTCTAAAAATTTTCCTTTATTTGGTTTCGGTTACTATTTCATTTCATCATGTCTCATTTCATATTGTTCCCAATAATTCATTAGAGTCAATGCATGTGGTTTTTGAATTCAGGTTGTAA